A single region of the Drosophila takahashii strain IR98-3 E-12201 chromosome 2R, DtakHiC1v2, whole genome shotgun sequence genome encodes:
- the LOC138912076 gene encoding putative nuclease HARBI1, whose product MVGFILKEFCLEIIVQLADEYLAPNFLTQEKLANCVKGFEELGFPQCFGAMDGCHIEIKPPAKNGVDYHNYKNWYSTVLFALVDYRYRFTYISVGAPGRVHDSQIFEKSSLKRTIQESGLFNGNSKMINGINVPVVILGDSAFKFTKTVMKPYPFCLDASENRRCFNYNLSKVRRVVENAFGQLKARFRRIGKCLENAPKNNKKIIICCCILHNYFNEQNSAFQESWEFELPSHREQPNLAVAFENMDDSAESIRNALSQYFSEIGQ is encoded by the exons ATGGTGGGGTTTATTCTTAAGGAATTCTGTTTGGAAATAATCGTGCAATTGGCCGATGAATATCTAGCCCCAAACTTCCTTACACAGGAAAAATTGGCAAATTGTGTGAAGGGCTTCGAGGAACTCGGATTTCCCCAGTGCTTTGGAGCAATGG ATGGATGCCACATCGAAATCAAGCCGCCCGCTAAAAATGGAgtagattatcataattataaaaattggtatTCTACTGTACTGTTTGCCCTAGTCGATTATCG TTATAGATTCACGTATATAAGTGTTGGTGCTCCAGGTCGTGTACATGACTCGCAGATTTTTGAGAAGTCCTCATTAAAAAGAACCATTCAAGAGTCGGGGCTGTTCAACGGCAATTCGAAAATGATCAACGGGATTAACGTTCCAGTGGTGATTTTGGGGGACTCGGCTTTTAAGTTCACGAAGACGGTGATGAAGCCCTATCCGTTTTGTTTAGATGCATCAGAAAATCGGCGCTGTTTTAACTATAATCTTTCAAAAGTGCGGCGTGTTGTCGAAAATGCCTTTGGACAGTTAAAGGCGCGATTTCGTCGCATTGGTAAATGCTTGGAGAATGCAccgaaaaacaacaagaagatCATTATTTGCTGTTGTATTTTGCATAATTATTTCAACGAACAAAACAGTGCATTTCAAGAGAGTTGGGAATTTGAATTGCCTTCGCATCGAGAGCAGCCTAATCTTGCAGTTGCGTTTGAAAATATGGATGATTCTGCTGAGTCTATTCGCAATGCCTTAAGTCAATACTTCAGTGAAATcgggcaataa